One Caulobacter segnis genomic window carries:
- the gcvT gene encoding glycine cleavage system aminomethyltransferase GcvT produces MSEDLKKTPLYDAHVAAGARMVPFAGYSMPVQYKDGVLKEHLWTREHAGLFDVSHMGQARLRGDNPAKSFEKVVSADYQGLKPGKQRYGVLLNAQGGIIDDLMTARPDDDGLFVVVNGACKDNDYKIIAETLAGEATVTRLEDRALLALQGPEAAAVLAAHVPEAAGMVFMDTVALTAFGVDAILSRSGYTGEDGYEISVPADAAERVWNTLLADERVKPIGLGARDSLRLEAGLPLYGHDLDETVSPIEAGLNFAVGKSRREAGDYLGAGRIGKELAGELSRVRVNLKVLEGAPAREGTEIADETGNVIGKVTSGGFAPSLGFPIAIGFAPPAFAAVGTKLKVIVRGKAAAAEVVATPFVPNRYVRKL; encoded by the coding sequence GTGTCCGAAGACCTCAAAAAAACCCCGCTGTACGACGCCCACGTGGCGGCCGGCGCCCGCATGGTGCCGTTCGCCGGCTATTCGATGCCGGTGCAGTACAAGGACGGGGTGCTGAAAGAGCACCTCTGGACGCGCGAGCACGCCGGCCTGTTCGACGTCTCGCACATGGGCCAGGCGCGCCTGCGTGGTGACAATCCCGCCAAGAGCTTCGAAAAGGTCGTCTCGGCCGACTACCAGGGCCTGAAGCCCGGCAAGCAGCGCTACGGCGTGCTGCTGAACGCGCAGGGCGGGATCATCGACGACCTGATGACCGCGCGTCCTGACGACGACGGCCTGTTCGTGGTGGTCAACGGCGCCTGCAAGGACAACGACTACAAGATCATCGCCGAGACCCTGGCCGGCGAGGCCACGGTGACCCGCCTCGAGGACCGCGCGCTGCTGGCGCTGCAAGGTCCGGAGGCCGCCGCCGTGCTGGCCGCCCACGTACCGGAAGCCGCCGGCATGGTGTTCATGGACACCGTCGCCCTGACCGCGTTCGGCGTCGACGCCATCCTCTCGCGCTCGGGCTACACCGGCGAGGACGGCTACGAGATCTCGGTTCCGGCCGACGCCGCCGAGCGGGTGTGGAACACCCTGCTGGCCGACGAACGCGTCAAGCCGATCGGCCTGGGCGCCCGCGACAGCCTGCGCCTGGAGGCGGGTCTGCCGCTGTACGGCCACGACCTGGACGAGACCGTCTCGCCGATCGAGGCCGGCCTGAACTTCGCCGTCGGCAAGTCGCGCCGCGAGGCCGGCGACTATCTGGGCGCGGGCCGGATCGGCAAGGAGCTGGCCGGTGAGCTGTCGCGCGTCCGCGTGAACCTGAAGGTGCTGGAAGGCGCTCCGGCCCGCGAAGGCACCGAGATCGCCGACGAGACCGGCAATGTGATCGGCAAGGTGACCAGCGGCGGCTTCGCCCCCAGCCTGGGCTTCCCGATCGCCATCGGTTTCGCGCCGCCGGCTTTCGCCGCGGTAGGGACCAAGTTGAAAGTCATCGTTCGCGGGAAAGCGGCCGCCGCCGAGGTCGTGGCGACGCCGTTCGTTCCCAATCGTTACGTCCGCAAACTCTAA
- the gcvH gene encoding glycine cleavage system protein GcvH has product MVTSANSNQGPTEMRFTKDHEWVIVQGDVATVGISAYAAEQLGDVVFVEVPEAGKVVKQGEGLAVVESVKAASDVYAPVSGEVIEGNAELGDAPETVNALPESGGWFAKIKLSNPAEVDALMDRDAYEAFLSTL; this is encoded by the coding sequence ATCGTTACGTCCGCAAACTCTAATCAAGGGCCGACAGAGATGCGTTTCACCAAAGATCATGAATGGGTCATCGTCCAAGGCGACGTGGCCACCGTCGGCATCAGCGCCTACGCCGCCGAGCAGTTGGGCGACGTCGTGTTCGTCGAAGTCCCGGAAGCGGGCAAGGTCGTGAAGCAGGGCGAGGGCCTGGCCGTCGTCGAAAGCGTCAAGGCCGCCTCGGACGTCTACGCGCCGGTGTCCGGCGAAGTGATCGAAGGCAACGCCGAGCTCGGCGACGCTCCGGAAACCGTCAACGCCCTGCCGGAAAGCGGCGGCTGGTTCGCCAAGATCAAGCTGTCGAACCCGGCCGAGGTCGACGCCCTGATGGACCGCGACGCGTACGAAGCGTTCCTGAGCACGCTGTAA
- a CDS encoding arginine--tRNA ligase, giving the protein MNDLKRSLSEAAAAAFQAAGLPPEFGRVTASDRPDLADFQCNGALAAAKSAKRNPREIAAQVVDILKGDPRLASVEIAGAGFINMRVSDEALSVRVGEIASDDRVGAQLLDAPRRVLVDYAGPNVAKPMHVGHLRASIIGESIKRLYRFRGDEVLGDAHFGDWGFQMGLLISAILDEDAAIRALVEALPETATDPESAAALKLAAELDVRITLADLDRIYPAASVRQKEDPAFKERARKATAELQNGRFGYRLLWRHFVKVSRVALEREFHALGVDFDLWKGESDVNDLIEPMVRELEDKGLLVEDQGARIVRVARPGETKKKKLPDGGVIEVESPDPLLVVSSEGSAMYGTTDLATILDRRQSFDPHLILYCVDQRQADHFEQVFRAAYLAGYAAEGSLEHIGFGTMNGADGKPFKTRAGGVLKLHDLIEMAREKARERLHEAGLGAELSEEQFEDTAHKVGVAALKFADLQNFRGTSYVFDLDRFTSFEGKTGPYLLYQSVRIKSVLRKAAEAGASAGPIVIHEQAERDLAMLLDAFEGALQEAYDKKAPNFVAEHAYKLAQTFSKFYAACPIMSADTEALRASRLALAQTTLRQLALTLDLLGIEAPERM; this is encoded by the coding sequence ATGAACGATTTGAAGCGGTCCTTGAGCGAGGCGGCCGCGGCCGCTTTCCAGGCCGCCGGACTTCCTCCCGAGTTCGGACGCGTCACCGCCTCCGACCGACCCGACCTGGCCGATTTCCAGTGCAACGGCGCCCTCGCGGCGGCCAAGAGCGCCAAGCGCAATCCGCGCGAGATCGCCGCCCAGGTCGTCGACATTCTCAAGGGCGACCCACGCCTGGCCTCCGTGGAGATCGCCGGGGCCGGCTTCATCAACATGCGTGTCAGCGACGAGGCCCTGTCGGTCCGGGTCGGCGAGATCGCCTCCGACGACCGCGTCGGCGCCCAGCTGCTGGACGCGCCCCGCCGAGTCCTGGTCGACTATGCCGGCCCGAACGTGGCCAAGCCGATGCACGTGGGCCATCTGCGCGCCTCGATCATCGGCGAGTCGATCAAGCGCCTGTACCGCTTCCGGGGCGACGAGGTTCTGGGCGACGCCCACTTCGGCGACTGGGGCTTCCAGATGGGCCTGCTGATCAGCGCCATCCTGGACGAGGACGCCGCGATCAGGGCGCTGGTCGAGGCCCTGCCCGAGACGGCGACCGACCCCGAGAGCGCCGCGGCCCTGAAGCTGGCGGCCGAGCTCGACGTCCGTATCACCCTGGCCGACCTCGACCGCATCTATCCGGCCGCCTCCGTCCGCCAGAAGGAAGATCCGGCGTTCAAGGAGCGCGCCCGCAAGGCCACCGCCGAGCTGCAGAACGGCCGCTTCGGCTACCGCCTGCTGTGGCGTCACTTCGTCAAGGTCAGCCGCGTGGCCCTGGAGCGCGAGTTCCACGCCCTGGGCGTCGACTTCGACCTGTGGAAGGGCGAGAGCGACGTCAACGACCTGATCGAGCCGATGGTTCGAGAACTCGAGGACAAGGGGCTGCTGGTCGAGGACCAGGGCGCCCGCATCGTCCGCGTGGCGCGCCCCGGCGAGACCAAGAAGAAGAAGCTTCCCGATGGCGGCGTGATCGAGGTCGAGAGCCCCGATCCCCTGCTGGTCGTCTCGTCGGAAGGCTCGGCCATGTACGGCACCACCGACCTGGCCACCATCCTGGACCGCCGTCAGTCGTTCGATCCGCACCTGATCCTCTACTGCGTGGACCAGCGCCAGGCCGACCATTTCGAGCAGGTCTTCCGCGCCGCCTATCTGGCCGGCTACGCCGCCGAGGGTTCGCTGGAGCACATCGGCTTCGGCACCATGAACGGCGCCGACGGCAAGCCCTTCAAGACCCGCGCCGGCGGCGTCCTGAAGCTGCACGACCTGATCGAAATGGCCCGCGAAAAGGCCCGGGAGCGCCTGCACGAAGCGGGTCTCGGCGCCGAGCTGTCGGAAGAACAGTTCGAGGACACCGCTCACAAGGTCGGCGTCGCGGCCCTGAAGTTCGCCGACCTGCAGAACTTCCGCGGCACCTCGTACGTCTTCGACCTCGACCGCTTCACCAGCTTCGAGGGCAAGACCGGCCCGTACCTGCTGTACCAGTCGGTGCGCATCAAGAGCGTGCTGCGCAAGGCCGCCGAGGCCGGCGCGAGCGCTGGCCCGATCGTGATCCACGAACAGGCCGAACGGGATCTGGCCATGCTGCTGGACGCCTTCGAGGGCGCCCTGCAGGAGGCCTATGACAAGAAGGCCCCGAACTTCGTGGCCGAGCACGCCTACAAGCTGGCCCAGACCTTCTCGAAGTTCTACGCCGCGTGCCCGATCATGAGCGCAGACACCGAGGCGCTGCGGGCCTCGCGCCTGGCCCTGGCCCAGACCACCCTGCGCCAGCTGGCGCTGACCCTGGACCTATTGGGCATCGAAGCGCCCGAGCGGATGTAA
- a CDS encoding Tat pathway signal sequence domain protein, which produces MRRTFSLALSALMAVSIAATTATIAHAQGPGGGGGQDDGDQAAKKKKRDEEWNQPKAPLQQLRNAGPCPYVKVLYDASRYVEFKDAKESANQAGFTGEIQSLASGCAYKSDEPIRIRAEVLFQLGRGPQAQGDKHVYRYWVAVTERNQAVIAKEYFDLPVTFAAGQDRAYARETLEQITIPRADAKVSGGNFEVLIGFDVTPEMAAFNREGKRFRVNAGQTAQAGQAQTGTTTKQ; this is translated from the coding sequence ATGCGCCGCACCTTTTCGCTCGCCCTCAGCGCCCTGATGGCCGTCTCGATCGCCGCGACGACGGCGACGATCGCTCACGCGCAAGGCCCCGGCGGCGGTGGCGGCCAGGACGACGGCGACCAGGCCGCCAAGAAGAAGAAGCGCGACGAGGAGTGGAACCAGCCCAAGGCGCCGCTGCAGCAGCTGCGCAACGCTGGTCCCTGCCCCTATGTGAAGGTGCTGTACGACGCCAGCCGCTACGTCGAGTTCAAGGATGCCAAGGAATCGGCCAACCAGGCGGGCTTCACCGGCGAGATCCAGAGCCTGGCCTCGGGCTGCGCCTACAAGAGCGACGAGCCGATCCGCATCCGCGCCGAGGTCCTGTTCCAGCTGGGCCGCGGCCCGCAGGCTCAGGGCGACAAGCACGTCTACCGCTACTGGGTGGCCGTGACCGAGCGGAACCAGGCCGTGATCGCCAAGGAATATTTCGACCTGCCGGTGACCTTCGCCGCCGGCCAGGACCGCGCCTATGCGCGCGAGACGCTCGAGCAGATCACCATCCCGCGCGCCGACGCCAAGGTCAGCGGCGGCAATTTCGAGGTGCTGATCGGCTTCGACGTGACGCCGGAGATGGCCGCCTTCAACCGTGAGGGCAAGCGCTTCCGCGTCAACGCCGGCCAGACGGCCCAAGCCGGCCAGGCCCAAACAGGGACGACCACCAAGCAATGA
- the gcvPA gene encoding aminomethyl-transferring glycine dehydrogenase subunit GcvPA: MRYLPLTPEDRVEMLGAIGVKSIDDLFVDVPASARRDGTVDLPLHAGELEVEREMAGLARRNRAAGEGPFFCGAGAYRHHVPATVDHIIQRSEFLTSYTPYQPEIAQGTLQVLFEFQTQVAALTGMEVANASLYDGSTGAAEAVMMAQRVTRRNKAVMSGGVHPHYVETIETLAHAAGVTTEALAPAIDAEDAVIAAIDADTACVVVQTPNVFGTVTDVTKIAEAAHAAGALLIVVTTEAVSYGLLKSPGEMGADIAVAEGQSIGNGLNFGGPYVGLFACKEKFVRQMPGRLCGETVDADGKRGFVLTLSTREQHIRRDKATSNICTNSGLCALAFSIHMSLLGETGLRQLAALNHQKALALRDALAAVPGVEILTPRFFNEFAIKVPGDAADMVEALAGHGVIAGVPFSRLDAGAGLDDVLLVAATETTLDIDIPFFAKLLTKVVGQ, translated from the coding sequence ATGCGTTACCTCCCCCTGACCCCCGAAGACCGCGTCGAGATGCTCGGCGCGATCGGCGTGAAGTCGATCGACGACCTCTTCGTCGACGTGCCGGCCTCGGCCCGCCGCGACGGAACCGTCGACCTGCCGCTGCATGCCGGCGAACTCGAAGTCGAGCGCGAGATGGCGGGCCTGGCCCGTCGCAACCGCGCCGCAGGGGAGGGACCGTTCTTCTGCGGGGCCGGCGCCTATCGCCACCACGTGCCGGCCACGGTCGACCACATCATCCAGCGGTCGGAATTCCTGACCAGCTACACGCCCTACCAGCCGGAAATCGCCCAGGGCACGCTTCAGGTCCTGTTCGAGTTCCAGACCCAGGTCGCGGCCCTGACCGGCATGGAGGTGGCCAACGCCTCGCTGTATGACGGTTCGACCGGCGCGGCCGAGGCCGTGATGATGGCCCAGCGCGTCACCCGCCGGAACAAGGCGGTGATGTCGGGCGGCGTCCACCCGCACTATGTCGAGACCATCGAGACCCTGGCCCACGCGGCCGGCGTCACGACGGAGGCCCTGGCCCCGGCCATCGACGCCGAGGACGCGGTGATCGCCGCCATCGACGCCGACACCGCCTGCGTCGTCGTCCAGACCCCGAACGTGTTCGGTACGGTCACCGACGTCACCAAGATCGCCGAGGCGGCCCACGCCGCCGGCGCGCTGCTGATCGTCGTGACGACCGAAGCCGTCTCGTACGGCCTCTTGAAGTCGCCCGGCGAGATGGGCGCCGACATCGCCGTGGCCGAGGGCCAGTCGATCGGCAATGGCCTGAACTTCGGCGGCCCCTATGTCGGCCTCTTCGCCTGCAAGGAAAAGTTCGTCCGCCAGATGCCGGGCCGCCTGTGCGGCGAGACCGTCGACGCCGACGGCAAGCGCGGCTTCGTGCTGACCCTGTCGACCCGCGAGCAGCACATCCGCCGCGACAAGGCGACCTCGAACATCTGCACCAACAGCGGACTGTGCGCCCTGGCCTTCTCGATCCATATGAGCCTGCTGGGCGAGACGGGCCTGCGCCAGCTGGCCGCCCTGAACCATCAGAAGGCGCTCGCCCTGCGCGACGCCCTGGCGGCGGTGCCGGGCGTCGAGATTCTGACCCCGCGCTTCTTCAACGAGTTCGCCATCAAGGTTCCGGGCGACGCCGCCGACATGGTGGAAGCCCTGGCCGGCCACGGCGTCATCGCCGGCGTGCCGTTCTCGCGCCTAGACGCCGGCGCGGGCCTGGACGACGTGCTGCTGGTCGCGGCCACCGAGACCACGCTCGACATCGATATTCCCTTCTTCGCCAAGCTGCTGACCAAGGTGGTGGGCCAATGA
- the ispH gene encoding 4-hydroxy-3-methylbut-2-enyl diphosphate reductase — MPVRRPISLVLASPRGFCAGVDRAIQIVERAVEKFGAPVYVRHEIVHNRHVVDRLKALGAVFIEELEEAPDDRPVVFSAHGVPKSVPAEARSRQMIYLDATCPLVSKVHVEAQKHYDAGREIVLIGHAGHPEVIGTMGQLPEGAVTLIEDLKDAAAWTPKDVSNVAFLTQTTLSVDDTADMIALLRERFPDIAAPHKEDICYATTNRQDAVKHLAEQAELVLVVGSKNSSNSVRLKEVGLKAGAREAYLIDDAAGIDWAWFEGVSRVGLTAGASAPEDLVQGVIDAISARFDTTVEELVEARETITFKLPRLLTA; from the coding sequence ATGCCGGTTCGTCGTCCGATCTCGCTCGTGCTGGCCAGCCCGCGCGGCTTCTGCGCCGGCGTGGATCGCGCCATCCAGATCGTCGAGCGCGCCGTCGAGAAGTTCGGCGCGCCGGTCTATGTGCGTCACGAGATCGTGCACAATCGCCACGTGGTAGATCGCCTGAAGGCGCTGGGCGCGGTGTTCATCGAGGAACTCGAGGAAGCCCCAGACGACCGCCCCGTCGTGTTCTCGGCCCACGGCGTGCCCAAGTCGGTGCCGGCCGAGGCCCGATCGCGCCAGATGATCTATCTGGACGCCACCTGCCCGCTGGTCTCCAAGGTCCATGTCGAGGCTCAGAAGCACTACGACGCCGGCCGCGAGATCGTGCTGATCGGCCACGCCGGCCATCCCGAGGTGATCGGCACCATGGGCCAGCTGCCCGAGGGCGCGGTCACCCTGATCGAGGACCTGAAGGACGCCGCCGCCTGGACGCCCAAGGACGTCTCCAACGTGGCCTTCCTGACCCAGACCACCCTGTCGGTCGACGACACCGCCGACATGATCGCCCTGCTGCGCGAACGCTTCCCCGACATCGCCGCCCCGCACAAGGAAGACATCTGCTACGCCACCACCAACCGCCAGGACGCGGTCAAGCATCTGGCCGAACAGGCCGAGCTGGTGCTGGTGGTCGGCTCGAAGAATTCGTCCAACTCGGTGCGCCTCAAGGAGGTCGGCCTGAAGGCCGGGGCCCGCGAGGCCTATCTGATCGACGACGCCGCCGGCATCGACTGGGCCTGGTTCGAGGGCGTCTCGCGCGTGGGCCTGACCGCCGGCGCCTCGGCCCCGGAGGATCTGGTGCAAGGCGTCATCGACGCCATCTCGGCCCGTTTCGACACCACCGTCGAGGAACTGGTCGAGGCGCGGGAGACGATCACGTTCAAGCTGCCCCGGCTGCTGACGGCTTGA